A window of Aeromicrobium sp. Root236 contains these coding sequences:
- a CDS encoding metal ABC transporter permease: MTEMLSYEFMQRALIAAVFTGLAAPAIGTFLVQRRLALLGDGIGHVALTGVALGLLTHVAPVLTAIIVAIIGAIVIELLRMFGRTSGDVALAMLFYGGISGGVLLINLAGESAATLNTFLFGSITTVSHHDLVVVAILAVIVIVLAVGLSPQLFAVCQDEEHAQVSGVPVRLYSILIAVLAAVTITVAMRTVGLLLVSALMVVPVAASQQLTRSFRTTHMAAMAIGLFAALGGVVSSYQIDTQPGPTIVMLALAVFAVAALFGAATRRLRGRRHPVDFARGDI; this comes from the coding sequence ATGACGGAGATGCTCAGCTACGAGTTCATGCAGCGGGCACTGATCGCCGCGGTGTTCACCGGCCTCGCGGCACCCGCGATCGGCACCTTCCTCGTGCAGCGCCGCCTCGCCCTGCTCGGCGACGGCATCGGCCACGTCGCTCTGACCGGTGTCGCGCTCGGCCTGCTCACCCACGTCGCGCCCGTGCTGACCGCGATCATCGTCGCCATCATCGGCGCGATCGTCATCGAGCTGCTCCGCATGTTCGGCCGCACCAGCGGCGACGTCGCCCTGGCGATGCTGTTCTACGGCGGCATCTCCGGAGGCGTCCTCCTGATCAACCTCGCCGGCGAGAGCGCCGCGACGCTCAACACCTTCCTGTTCGGCTCGATCACCACGGTCTCCCACCACGACCTGGTCGTCGTCGCGATCCTCGCCGTGATCGTGATCGTCCTGGCGGTCGGGCTGTCGCCCCAGCTGTTCGCGGTGTGCCAGGACGAGGAGCACGCGCAGGTCAGCGGTGTCCCCGTACGCCTCTACAGCATCCTCATCGCGGTGCTGGCTGCCGTGACGATCACCGTCGCGATGCGCACGGTCGGGCTGTTGCTGGTGTCGGCGCTCATGGTCGTGCCCGTCGCGGCGTCGCAGCAGCTGACCCGCAGCTTCCGCACGACCCACATGGCCGCCATGGCGATCGGCTTGTTCGCTGCTCTCGGGGGCGTGGTCTCGAGCTACCAGATCGACACGCAGCCCGGACCCACGATCGTGATGCTCGCCCTCGCGGTGTTCGCGGTCGCAGCCCTGTTCGGCGCAGCGACGAGGCGGCTCCGCGGCCGCCGCCACCCGGTAGATTTCGCACGAGGAGACATCTGA